AAATCATAATCACTCCTGCGGCGAAAAAGAGGCTCATCATACGGGGAAATCCCCCACAACGGACAGCGCTTAGTGCGATAATCTTTTTTATCGCCCAGCCTGGCCACCATCATGAATAACGATATCAGAAGCCTTGATCTTAACCTGTTGAAAACCCTCGATGCGCTGCTGGATGAACGCAATGTGACCCGCGCCGCCGCGCGTCTTTCTCTGACACAACCGGCGGTGAGCGGTATGCTGACGCGCCTGCGCGACTATTTCGCCGATCCGCTGTTTATTCGTGCGCCGCATGGCATGATCCCCACGGCGCGCGCCCAGGCGTTGGCAGCGCCCGTGAAGCAGATCCTCGCCGATATTGATGTGCTGCTGAAACCCGGCACGTTTGACCCGCATACCGCCACCCTCACCTGGACGCTGGCAGCAACGGATTACGCGCTAAAAGTGGTGATCGTGCCGTTTATTGCGGCGCTGAGACAGCATGCGCCGGGCATTCGCCTGCGCGTGGAGCCGGTGGAGCCCAGGCAGCTAATGAGCCAGCTTGAGCGCGGTGATGTGGATGCAGCGTTGATGACGCCCTACAGCACGCCGCCTGAACTACGCAGCCGGGCGCTGTTCGAGGAGCGTTTTGTCTGCATGATGCGCGCCGATCACCCGGATGCCGCAAAGAAAACGCTGACGCTGGAACGCTTTTGCGCGCTGGAACATGCGCTGGTGTCATGGGATGGCGATCGTTTTCGCGGCGTAACGGATGACGCGCTTGCCCTGCTGGGCAAAACGCGGCATGTCGGTATGTCGGTCAGCAACTTCCTGATCCTGCCTGAGCTCTTAGCGGTGAGCGATATGATTGCGGTTGTGCCGCAGCGCCTCGCCCGGCTGAGTGCAGGGATGTGCGTGCGCGATGCGCCGTTGCCGATCCCGGGATTTACTAAAACGCTGGCCTGGCATGAACGCGCACATCGCGACCCGGCGCAGCAGTGGCTGCGCGGGCTGCTGTATGAAACCAGCCAGCACGGCGTTTATTCAACGCCGGTGGTGACGTGAAAACGCCGCGTTTCCTGAGGTGCAAGCGTCAGCAAGCTTCCATTGCGCTGGGCGGCGAGGAACCCTTCCGGGCGGCACGTGGCGGGCAAGGCAAATGCCGCGACTTGCTGATCGCCGTTATAGAGGATCCAGCGGGTGGCGTAATTAAACTCGCGGCTGGAGAAGCGCGTTAGCCAGGTCACGCCGTCCGGGCCGTGCATACGAAACTCCGGCGTATCGGTATAACGGTCGAGACAATCGGCGAAAAAGACGATTTCCGGATCGTAAAACGCCGGTTGCGTCAGCGCGCTCAGGCTCGCTTCGCCCTGCTGCAAGCGGCGGTTAAACGCCAGCCACTGCTCGGTGGGTTTAACATGGGCGGGCACCGATTCACGCAACGTCAGCGCGTCATCCGGCAGATTCTGGCTGAACGTCGCTTGCGGTACATACGCGTAATTCATATGGCACATGTACTGAAGCGGCATTGGCGCACACGCCAGGTTAGTCACCGTCATCTCAATATCAAACAATGCGCTGTGGCTGTGGAGCACCACCGCAGGTTGCGCCAGGTAGTGATCGCCAAAACCCATCACATATTCATAGCGCCCCGTCAGGCGCAAGGTTTCACCGTCCAGTTCCAGCCACGCGTCATCCATCGGCGCGCAAGCCATTTCACCGTGCAGGACGTGCGTATCCTCGGACGACGGGCAACCATTCGCCAGTAACCCGGAATGAAAGGCAAAGCAGCCGTAGGTTTCAACAATCTGCTGCGCAGGTTTCGGTTGGCGGAACATGTTGTGCATGGTCAATGAGCGGCCATCGAAATGGACATCCCAAATCATCTGCCCCAGCCACGGCAGCACTAACAAATAACCGCGATCGTTTTCCAGTTTCACCGCTTCCACACCGCTCGGGTAGCGAAACGCGCTGACGGTAAAGTCACTGTTTTCCAGCAAGATTTGCGGCTGAAGGGTGAACCCTTCACGCTGTAGAGCAAAACGTGTCGCCATCATCGTCTCCTTAAGAAGCCGTGGCATTTGCAAGTTCCCCACGCACTTTGCTCTCGCGCCAGAAATGGACGCCGACATAGACAAAGCACAGCATGGAAACGAGGAACGAGAGTTGCAGTGAATGCAGCATATCCGCCACATAGCCCTGCACCGCAGGCACTACCGCTGCGCCGACAATCGCCATGACGATCACCGCGCCGGCCATTTCGGTATGTTCGTTGTCGACCGTATCCAGCGTTCCGGCATAGATCGTGGCCCAGCATGGCCCGAACAGAATGCTGACGGCAACCGCCACATACACCGCGCTAAAACTCGGTGCCAGCGCTACATACGCCAGGAACAGGGCGCCAATAATCGAGTACATAATCAGCA
The nucleotide sequence above comes from Kosakonia sp. H02. Encoded proteins:
- a CDS encoding LysR family transcriptional regulator, with product MNNDIRSLDLNLLKTLDALLDERNVTRAAARLSLTQPAVSGMLTRLRDYFADPLFIRAPHGMIPTARAQALAAPVKQILADIDVLLKPGTFDPHTATLTWTLAATDYALKVVIVPFIAALRQHAPGIRLRVEPVEPRQLMSQLERGDVDAALMTPYSTPPELRSRALFEERFVCMMRADHPDAAKKTLTLERFCALEHALVSWDGDRFRGVTDDALALLGKTRHVGMSVSNFLILPELLAVSDMIAVVPQRLARLSAGMCVRDAPLPIPGFTKTLAWHERAHRDPAQQWLRGLLYETSQHGVYSTPVVT
- a CDS encoding aldose 1-epimerase family protein; protein product: MATRFALQREGFTLQPQILLENSDFTVSAFRYPSGVEAVKLENDRGYLLVLPWLGQMIWDVHFDGRSLTMHNMFRQPKPAQQIVETYGCFAFHSGLLANGCPSSEDTHVLHGEMACAPMDDAWLELDGETLRLTGRYEYVMGFGDHYLAQPAVVLHSHSALFDIEMTVTNLACAPMPLQYMCHMNYAYVPQATFSQNLPDDALTLRESVPAHVKPTEQWLAFNRRLQQGEASLSALTQPAFYDPEIVFFADCLDRYTDTPEFRMHGPDGVTWLTRFSSREFNYATRWILYNGDQQVAAFALPATCRPEGFLAAQRNGSLLTLAPQETRRFHVTTGVE